One genomic region from Pyxicephalus adspersus chromosome 1, UCB_Pads_2.0, whole genome shotgun sequence encodes:
- the SLC39A5 gene encoding zinc transporter ZIP5 isoform X2, producing MLFHRVWLVLVSTLWIFCSFSACQNKSHFQNVTSGRHEPPKQGLLVRTANESNVTSLEEAEKEQGFYLQQLFHLYGENNTLTYQGLTLLLKNLGLGKVQVVQISHTELGHDHVSHLDILDVQEKKHKHIHSSQEHSSVASTSGIKERAEDEQIKRVNTSSDVTHNTQHTTKIEPDHSKPTVPDGEMDYVYPQHSNWSHKAILKQLLQFHESENTHQHEDCLNVTQLLLNFGLGWVSEITPQQFTLLCPALLYQIDSRVCIKHRDQLAHEVTYTQQSLLKVLGWGTLAITVISAPSLLAVAFVPLLRRPLFRYLLRFLVALAVGTLCGDALLHLLPHSQEDHRESSHFNGSHSLEPVLKGLSVLGGIYVLFLIESLLGVLRQRRHKKRSQVKKPAPDEGCTTVLWELGHPVDPEFCEASGALADSQQRQDVQVEETESSHRCHSGHSHSAASGGIAEFVWMVLLGDGIHNFTDGLAIGAAFSAGIPGGLSTTIAVFCHELPHELGDFAVLLQAGVPVKRVLCFSLVSAFLSYVGMLVGVVASRSSAQVSPWMFAVTAGIFLYVALVDMLPQMLHRESTNLCQGMDCILHSAGFLCGCGIMLCIALFQDQMVFLDL from the exons atGCTGTTCCACAGGGTCTGGCTTGTCCTTGTTTCCACCCTCTGGATATTCTGCTCATTCTCTGCATGTCAGAACAAATCACACTTTCAGAATGTCACTTCAGGCAGACACGAGCCCCCTAAACAAGGCCTTTTGGTCAGGACAGCAAATGAAAGTAATGTCACCTCCCTGGAGGAGGCGGAGAAGGAGCAAGGATTTTACCTCCAGCAGCTGTTTCACTTGTATGGTGAAAATAACACATTGACCTATCAGGGTCTCACGCTGCTACTGAAAAATCTCGGGCTCGGTAAAGTACAG GTTGTACAGATCAGCCATACAGAGCTAGGCCATGATCACGTCTCCCACTTGGATATTCTGGatgtccaggaaaaaaaacacaaacacatccACTCCAGCCAGGAACATTCATCAGTCGCTTCCACTTCTGGGATAAAAGAGAGAGCAGAGGATGAGCAGATTAAGAG GGTGAACACCAGCTCAGATGTAACACATAATACTCAACATACTACAAAGATCGAGCCAGATCACAGCAAACCCACAGTGCCAGATGGTGAAATGGATTATGTATATCCACAGCACAGTAATTGGTCACACAAAGCAATTTTGAAGCAACTGCTACAGTTTCATGAGTCAGAGAACACCCACCAGCATGAGGAT TGCCTAAATGTGACCCAGTTGCTGTTGAACTTTGGGCTTGGCTGGGTATCGGAGATCACACCTCAACAGTTCACTCTGCTATGCCCAGCACTCCTCTACCAGATCGACAGCCGTGTGTGCATCAAACACCGCGATCAGCTGGCCCATGAAGTGACCTATACCCAGCAGTCCCTACTAAAAG TGCTGGGCTGGGGGACACTTGCTATCACTGTGATCAGTGCCCCTTCACTGCTGGCTGTGGCGTTTGTCCCACTTCTAAGACGTCCTCTCTTCCGATACCTGCTTAGGTTCCTGGTGGCCTTAGCTGTGGGGACTCTCTGTGGTGATGCTTTACTACACCTTCTGCCACAT TCTCAGGAAGATCACAGGGAGTCCAGTCATTTTAATGGATCACATTCTTTGGAACCTGTACTAAAAGGATTGAGTGTGCTTGGAGGTATCTATGTACTGTTCCTTATTGAAAGCCTCCTGGGAGTCTTGAGGCAGAGAAGACATAAG AAACGTTCCCAAGTGAAAAAGCCTGCACCAGATGAAGGATGCACCACAGTATTATGGGAGCTCGGACACCCTGTTG ACCCTGAGTTTTGTGAAGCTTCTGGAGCACTGGCTGACAGTCAGCAAAGACAAGACGTTCAGGTAGAAGAAACAGAAAGCAGCCATCGTTGTCACTCAGGACACTCACACAGTGCAGCCAGTGGGGGTATCGCAGAGTTTGTATGGATGGTCCTTCTTGGAGATGGAATACATAACTTCACAGATGGCTTGGCAATAG GTGCAGCCTTTTCTGCAGGCATACCTGGAGGCCTGAGCACAACCATTGCAGTATTTTGTCATGAACTGCCTCATGAGcttg gtgATTTTGCGGTCCTGCTGCAGGCTGGCGTTCCTGTAAAGAGGGTCCTTTGCTTCAGTCTGGTGTCAGCATTTCTCTCATATGTAGGAATGTTGGTTGGAGTTGTAGCAAGTAGAAGCTCTGCTCAAGTCTCACCCTGGATGTTTGCTGTGACTGCTGGAATATTTCTATATGTGGCACTTGTAGATATG CTGCCCCAAATGCTTCACCGTGAAAGCACTAACCTTTGCCAAGGAATGGACTGCATCCTCCACAGTGCTGGCTTCCTGTGCGGATGTGGTATTATGTTGTGCATTGCCCTGTTCCAGGATCAAATGGTGTTTCTCGATTTATAG
- the NABP2 gene encoding SOSS complex subunit B1 has translation MTTETFVKDVKPGLKNLNVIFIVLETGRVTKTKDGHEVRTCKVADKTGSINISVWDDVGNLIQPGDIIRLTKGYASVFKGCLTLYTGRGGDLQKIGEFCMVYSEVPNFSEPNPEYVAQQSQNKQAQADSLPGTANHSNSSNAVPPASDLPNGNGTNNQSSAAPPATAHPSSGRITRSQPNHSLPGAPNSISNGKETRRTGKR, from the exons ATGACTACTGAAACTTTTGTGAAAGATGTAAAGCCTGGTCTCAAAAatctgaatgttatttttattgttctggaAACAG GAAGAGTCACCAAGACAAAGGATGGACATGAAGTGAGAACCTGTAAAGTGGCTGACAAGACGGGCAGTATCAACATCTCCGTTTGGGATGATGTGGGAAACTTGATCCAGCCTGGCGATATCATCCGACTCACAAAAGG CTATGCTTCTGTCTTCAAAGGATGCCTCACTCTTTACACAGGACGGGGAGGTGACCTGCAGAAGATTGGAGA ATTTTGCATGGTTTATTCTGAAGTGCCTAATTTTAGTGAACCGAACCCAGAGTATGTGGCACAGCAATCCCAAAACAAACAG GCACAAGCAGACAGTCTGCCAGGAACAGCCAATCACAGCAACTCCAGCAATGCAGTTCCTCCAG CTTCTGATTTGCCTAATGGTAATGGAACCAACAACCAAAGCAGTGCTGCACCTCCAGCAACTGCTCATCCATCAAGTGGAAGGATTACACGCAGCCAACCTAACCACTCACTTCCCGGAGCACCAAACTCCATCAGTAATGGCAAAGAGACACGGCGGACTGGGAAGAGATAG
- the SLC39A5 gene encoding zinc transporter ZIP5 isoform X1, whose protein sequence is MMLFHRVWLVLVSTLWIFCSFSACQNKSHFQNVTSGRHEPPKQGLLVRTANESNVTSLEEAEKEQGFYLQQLFHLYGENNTLTYQGLTLLLKNLGLGKVQVVQISHTELGHDHVSHLDILDVQEKKHKHIHSSQEHSSVASTSGIKERAEDEQIKRVNTSSDVTHNTQHTTKIEPDHSKPTVPDGEMDYVYPQHSNWSHKAILKQLLQFHESENTHQHEDCLNVTQLLLNFGLGWVSEITPQQFTLLCPALLYQIDSRVCIKHRDQLAHEVTYTQQSLLKVLGWGTLAITVISAPSLLAVAFVPLLRRPLFRYLLRFLVALAVGTLCGDALLHLLPHSQEDHRESSHFNGSHSLEPVLKGLSVLGGIYVLFLIESLLGVLRQRRHKKRSQVKKPAPDEGCTTVLWELGHPVDPEFCEASGALADSQQRQDVQVEETESSHRCHSGHSHSAASGGIAEFVWMVLLGDGIHNFTDGLAIGAAFSAGIPGGLSTTIAVFCHELPHELGDFAVLLQAGVPVKRVLCFSLVSAFLSYVGMLVGVVASRSSAQVSPWMFAVTAGIFLYVALVDMLPQMLHRESTNLCQGMDCILHSAGFLCGCGIMLCIALFQDQMVFLDL, encoded by the exons ATG atGCTGTTCCACAGGGTCTGGCTTGTCCTTGTTTCCACCCTCTGGATATTCTGCTCATTCTCTGCATGTCAGAACAAATCACACTTTCAGAATGTCACTTCAGGCAGACACGAGCCCCCTAAACAAGGCCTTTTGGTCAGGACAGCAAATGAAAGTAATGTCACCTCCCTGGAGGAGGCGGAGAAGGAGCAAGGATTTTACCTCCAGCAGCTGTTTCACTTGTATGGTGAAAATAACACATTGACCTATCAGGGTCTCACGCTGCTACTGAAAAATCTCGGGCTCGGTAAAGTACAG GTTGTACAGATCAGCCATACAGAGCTAGGCCATGATCACGTCTCCCACTTGGATATTCTGGatgtccaggaaaaaaaacacaaacacatccACTCCAGCCAGGAACATTCATCAGTCGCTTCCACTTCTGGGATAAAAGAGAGAGCAGAGGATGAGCAGATTAAGAG GGTGAACACCAGCTCAGATGTAACACATAATACTCAACATACTACAAAGATCGAGCCAGATCACAGCAAACCCACAGTGCCAGATGGTGAAATGGATTATGTATATCCACAGCACAGTAATTGGTCACACAAAGCAATTTTGAAGCAACTGCTACAGTTTCATGAGTCAGAGAACACCCACCAGCATGAGGAT TGCCTAAATGTGACCCAGTTGCTGTTGAACTTTGGGCTTGGCTGGGTATCGGAGATCACACCTCAACAGTTCACTCTGCTATGCCCAGCACTCCTCTACCAGATCGACAGCCGTGTGTGCATCAAACACCGCGATCAGCTGGCCCATGAAGTGACCTATACCCAGCAGTCCCTACTAAAAG TGCTGGGCTGGGGGACACTTGCTATCACTGTGATCAGTGCCCCTTCACTGCTGGCTGTGGCGTTTGTCCCACTTCTAAGACGTCCTCTCTTCCGATACCTGCTTAGGTTCCTGGTGGCCTTAGCTGTGGGGACTCTCTGTGGTGATGCTTTACTACACCTTCTGCCACAT TCTCAGGAAGATCACAGGGAGTCCAGTCATTTTAATGGATCACATTCTTTGGAACCTGTACTAAAAGGATTGAGTGTGCTTGGAGGTATCTATGTACTGTTCCTTATTGAAAGCCTCCTGGGAGTCTTGAGGCAGAGAAGACATAAG AAACGTTCCCAAGTGAAAAAGCCTGCACCAGATGAAGGATGCACCACAGTATTATGGGAGCTCGGACACCCTGTTG ACCCTGAGTTTTGTGAAGCTTCTGGAGCACTGGCTGACAGTCAGCAAAGACAAGACGTTCAGGTAGAAGAAACAGAAAGCAGCCATCGTTGTCACTCAGGACACTCACACAGTGCAGCCAGTGGGGGTATCGCAGAGTTTGTATGGATGGTCCTTCTTGGAGATGGAATACATAACTTCACAGATGGCTTGGCAATAG GTGCAGCCTTTTCTGCAGGCATACCTGGAGGCCTGAGCACAACCATTGCAGTATTTTGTCATGAACTGCCTCATGAGcttg gtgATTTTGCGGTCCTGCTGCAGGCTGGCGTTCCTGTAAAGAGGGTCCTTTGCTTCAGTCTGGTGTCAGCATTTCTCTCATATGTAGGAATGTTGGTTGGAGTTGTAGCAAGTAGAAGCTCTGCTCAAGTCTCACCCTGGATGTTTGCTGTGACTGCTGGAATATTTCTATATGTGGCACTTGTAGATATG CTGCCCCAAATGCTTCACCGTGAAAGCACTAACCTTTGCCAAGGAATGGACTGCATCCTCCACAGTGCTGGCTTCCTGTGCGGATGTGGTATTATGTTGTGCATTGCCCTGTTCCAGGATCAAATGGTGTTTCTCGATTTATAG